Proteins encoded together in one Polaribacter reichenbachii window:
- a CDS encoding phosphoenolpyruvate carboxylase: MSALPKLTRFNDNVLSKYQIYNSIFTTLPFDTIDDTGVLLPLLHKVCESGFKLEKNPTEIVEHFFKKYQENPTEKEKSDLLFRFIQFIERQVVLFDAIEDAAFPIVNNMDGFGTLRNSKETAFLSNKKDELKAHLEDFKVRIVLTAHPTQFYPGTILGIITDLDKAIQNDDLLLIKKLLAQLGKTPFYKKEKPTPFDEAVSLVWYLEHVFYHSVPKIYNYIQHHIYDGKPIDNEIIDLGFWPGGDRDGNPFVTTKITLDVAEKLRQTILRSYYRDVRRLKRRFTFDGVQDILARIEKRLYKHVVRSYSKVNFSQKILLEELYNARQIIVDKHQSLFVEELNDFINKVRIFGFHFATLDIRQDSRVHHKAFVQIVKDLQEQGDTTFPDNYLNLTAEEQINILSVIKGNIDPSILSDETSVKTIESIYALKEIQQRNGERGANRYIISNNQTALNVMETFAMLNLCGFENELPVDVIPLFETVEDLENAEEVMRILYNNKTYRYHLSKRKDKQTIMLGFSDGTKDGGYLMANWGIFKAKEALTRISREFDIEVIFFDGRGGPPARGGGKTHQFYASLGPTIEDKEIQLTIQGQTISSNFGTLNSSQYNLEQLISSGIKNEVFTKDQLNDHHREIIEDLASTSYQAYVDFKNHPQFLSYLEKMSTLKYYAKTNIGSRPSKRSNSDTLDFSALRAIPFVGSWSQLKQNVPGFFGVGTAFKKYEDEGRFDEIVDFYNASDFFKTLLENSMMSLTKSFFGLTAYMADDPVFGEFWKLIFEEYKTTKRLLLKLTGHKELMENFPVGKASIELRENIVLPLLTIQQYALKKIQDLQKEEGNEVEIEIYEKMVMRSLFGNINASRNSA, from the coding sequence ATGTCTGCATTACCCAAATTGACAAGATTTAACGATAATGTGTTATCTAAATACCAAATTTATAACAGTATTTTTACAACACTTCCTTTTGACACGATTGATGATACAGGAGTATTACTTCCTTTACTACATAAAGTCTGTGAATCTGGTTTTAAACTAGAAAAGAACCCTACTGAAATAGTAGAACATTTTTTTAAAAAATACCAAGAAAATCCAACAGAAAAAGAAAAATCAGATTTGCTTTTTCGCTTCATTCAATTTATTGAGCGTCAAGTAGTTTTATTCGATGCTATTGAAGATGCAGCTTTCCCTATTGTAAATAATATGGATGGTTTTGGAACACTAAGAAACTCTAAAGAAACTGCATTTCTTAGCAATAAAAAAGACGAATTAAAAGCGCATTTAGAAGATTTTAAGGTACGTATTGTATTAACTGCACATCCAACTCAGTTTTATCCTGGTACAATTTTAGGGATAATTACAGATTTAGATAAAGCCATACAAAATGACGATTTACTTTTAATCAAAAAATTATTAGCTCAATTAGGTAAAACACCTTTTTATAAAAAAGAAAAACCTACTCCTTTTGATGAAGCTGTAAGTTTAGTTTGGTACTTAGAGCACGTTTTTTATCATTCAGTACCTAAAATATACAACTATATTCAACATCATATTTATGATGGTAAACCTATAGATAACGAAATTATTGATCTTGGTTTTTGGCCAGGAGGAGATAGAGATGGTAATCCTTTTGTAACTACAAAAATCACTTTAGATGTTGCAGAAAAATTGCGTCAAACAATTTTAAGAAGTTATTATAGAGATGTAAGACGCCTTAAAAGACGTTTTACTTTTGATGGCGTACAAGACATTTTAGCAAGAATTGAAAAAAGACTTTACAAACACGTAGTTAGAAGTTATTCTAAAGTTAATTTCTCTCAGAAAATTCTTTTAGAAGAGCTTTATAATGCTAGACAAATTATTGTTGATAAACATCAATCTCTATTTGTAGAAGAACTAAACGATTTTATTAACAAAGTAAGAATCTTTGGTTTTCATTTTGCTACTTTAGATATTAGACAAGATAGTAGAGTACATCATAAAGCATTTGTACAAATTGTAAAAGATTTACAAGAACAAGGCGATACTACTTTCCCAGACAATTATTTAAACTTAACAGCAGAAGAACAAATAAACATTTTATCTGTAATTAAAGGTAATATAGACCCAAGTATTTTGTCTGATGAAACATCAGTAAAAACAATAGAATCTATTTATGCTTTAAAAGAAATTCAGCAAAGAAATGGAGAACGTGGTGCAAATCGTTACATAATTAGTAACAACCAAACTGCATTAAACGTTATGGAAACTTTTGCAATGCTTAATTTATGTGGGTTCGAAAATGAGTTACCTGTAGATGTAATTCCGCTTTTTGAAACTGTAGAAGATTTAGAAAATGCAGAAGAAGTAATGCGTATTTTATATAACAATAAAACCTATAGATATCATTTATCTAAAAGAAAAGACAAACAAACCATAATGTTAGGTTTTTCTGATGGAACAAAAGATGGTGGTTATTTAATGGCAAATTGGGGAATTTTTAAAGCAAAAGAAGCCTTAACTAGAATTTCTAGAGAATTTGATATTGAAGTAATTTTCTTTGACGGACGTGGAGGACCACCTGCACGTGGAGGAGGAAAAACACACCAATTCTATGCTTCTTTAGGCCCAACAATCGAAGACAAAGAAATTCAATTAACCATTCAAGGCCAAACAATTAGTTCTAATTTTGGAACCTTAAATTCATCGCAATATAACTTAGAACAATTAATAAGTTCGGGTATTAAAAACGAAGTATTTACAAAAGATCAGCTAAATGATCATCATAGAGAAATTATAGAAGATTTAGCATCTACAAGTTATCAAGCTTATGTAGATTTTAAGAATCATCCTCAGTTTTTATCGTACTTAGAAAAAATGAGTACTTTAAAATACTATGCTAAAACAAATATTGGTAGTAGACCAAGTAAGCGTTCTAATTCAGATACTTTAGATTTTTCTGCTTTAAGAGCAATACCTTTTGTTGGTAGTTGGAGCCAGTTAAAACAAAATGTTCCTGGATTTTTTGGTGTAGGTACTGCATTTAAAAAATACGAAGATGAAGGTAGATTTGATGAAATTGTAGATTTCTATAACGCATCAGATTTCTTTAAAACTTTATTAGAAAACAGTATGATGAGTTTAACAAAATCTTTCTTTGGTTTAACAGCTTACATGGCTGATGATCCTGTATTTGGAGAATTTTGGAAACTAATCTTCGAAGAGTATAAAACTACAAAACGTCTATTATTAAAGTTAACAGGCCATAAAGAATTAATGGAAAATTTCCCTGTAGGTAAAGCTTCTATAGAATTAAGAGAAAATATTGTTTTACCATTGTTAACTATTCAGCAATATGCTTTAAAGAAAATTCAAGATTTACAAAAAGAAGAAGGTAATGAAGTAGAAATTGAAATCTATGAAAAAATGGTAATGCGTTCTTTATTTGGAAACATTAATGCGAGTAGAAATTCGGCTTAA
- a CDS encoding protein-disulfide reductase DsbD family protein, with protein MKKFITLFIFLSAFALKAQTENEPIKIETSVKKISETEYDIIFDAKLYKGWYLYSQYNPDDASLPLEITIPEGETGYQLIGKAKEEDTFKKYSDVWLVEEVVFKEKAKITQRIQLTNKKITQVKLNFFGQVCETACINIDENFTVSLTNNPIKISNTVDERSAALTKQLKLDLKNTALLINSSDTNSESSNGLFSIFFLGFAGGLLALLTPCVFPMIPLTVSFFTKQSQNKKKGVFNAILYGFFIILIYILLSLPFHFLDNLDPEILNTISTNVWLNIFFFAVLVFFAFSFFGFYEITLPSSWGNKMDSASSVGGIIGIFFMALTLAIVSFSCTGPILGSLLAGSLTSDGGATQLTAGMTGFGLALALPFALFALFPNWLNSLPKSGGWLNTTKVVLGFLELALAFKFLSNADLVAHWDILKREVFIAIWIVIFIGLALYLFAKIKFPHDSPIKKLSFSRISFGVLVISFIIYISPGVLKNPTWNLSLLSGFPPPQFYSIYEQESDCPLGLDCYKDFDEGLAKATKVNKPILLDFTGWACVNCRKMEENVWSEPDIYQTLKDDYILISLYVDDNEKALPEVQQFDFLKANGKIKKIETVGDKWSTFQVINFKNASQPYYVLLSPDLEILNTSQQYTDRDTYYSWLKEGLENFKEKVSKN; from the coding sequence ATGAAGAAATTCATCACGTTATTTATCTTTTTATCTGCTTTTGCTCTAAAAGCACAAACAGAAAATGAGCCCATAAAAATTGAAACTTCTGTAAAAAAAATATCAGAAACCGAATACGATATTATTTTTGATGCTAAATTATATAAAGGTTGGTATTTGTATTCTCAATACAACCCAGATGATGCTTCTTTGCCTTTAGAAATCACAATTCCAGAAGGCGAAACTGGTTATCAATTAATTGGTAAAGCAAAAGAAGAAGACACTTTTAAAAAATATTCTGATGTTTGGTTAGTAGAAGAAGTTGTTTTTAAAGAAAAAGCAAAAATTACGCAAAGAATTCAATTAACAAACAAAAAAATTACCCAAGTAAAGCTAAATTTCTTTGGTCAAGTTTGTGAAACTGCTTGTATAAATATCGATGAAAATTTTACTGTTTCACTTACCAATAATCCTATTAAAATTTCGAATACTGTTGATGAAAGAAGTGCTGCATTAACCAAACAATTAAAGTTAGATTTAAAAAACACAGCGCTTTTAATCAATTCTTCAGATACAAATTCAGAGAGTTCAAACGGATTATTTAGCATCTTTTTCTTAGGTTTTGCTGGTGGTTTATTAGCGCTTTTAACACCTTGTGTTTTTCCTATGATTCCTTTAACGGTTTCTTTTTTCACAAAACAATCTCAAAACAAAAAGAAAGGTGTTTTTAATGCCATTTTATATGGTTTTTTTATCATTTTAATTTACATATTATTAAGCTTACCTTTTCACTTTTTAGACAATTTAGACCCAGAAATATTAAATACAATTTCTACTAATGTTTGGTTGAATATCTTCTTCTTTGCAGTTTTGGTGTTTTTTGCTTTTTCTTTCTTCGGATTTTACGAAATAACCTTACCAAGTTCTTGGGGAAATAAAATGGACTCTGCTTCTTCTGTTGGCGGAATTATAGGAATCTTTTTTATGGCTTTAACATTAGCCATAGTTTCCTTTTCTTGTACAGGACCAATTTTAGGTTCTTTGTTAGCAGGTTCTTTAACTTCGGATGGTGGAGCAACACAATTAACTGCAGGTATGACTGGCTTTGGATTGGCTTTGGCTTTGCCTTTTGCCCTGTTTGCTTTGTTCCCAAATTGGTTAAATTCTTTACCAAAATCTGGTGGATGGTTAAACACAACCAAAGTTGTTTTAGGATTTTTAGAATTAGCATTGGCTTTTAAATTCTTATCTAATGCTGATTTAGTTGCACATTGGGATATCTTAAAACGTGAAGTTTTTATCGCCATTTGGATTGTTATTTTTATAGGTTTAGCATTGTATTTATTTGCTAAAATTAAATTCCCACACGATTCACCTATCAAAAAACTATCATTTTCAAGAATTTCTTTTGGAGTTTTAGTAATCTCTTTTATCATTTATATTTCGCCTGGAGTTTTAAAAAATCCTACTTGGAATTTAAGTTTATTAAGCGGTTTTCCACCTCCACAATTTTATAGTATTTATGAGCAAGAAAGTGATTGCCCTTTAGGTTTAGACTGTTATAAAGATTTTGATGAAGGTTTAGCAAAAGCTACAAAAGTTAACAAACCCATTTTATTAGACTTTACAGGTTGGGCTTGTGTAAATTGTAGAAAAATGGAAGAAAATGTTTGGAGCGAGCCAGATATTTATCAAACATTAAAAGATGATTACATTTTAATTTCTTTGTATGTAGATGATAATGAAAAAGCATTGCCAGAAGTACAACAATTCGACTTTTTAAAAGCAAATGGAAAAATTAAAAAGATAGAAACAGTTGGTGATAAATGGTCTACATTTCAAGTGATCAATTTTAAAAATGCATCGCAACCTTATTATGTTTTATTAAGTCCGGATTTAGAAATTTTAAACACATCTCAACAATATACAGATAGAGATACTTATTATTCTTGGTTAAAAGAAGGATTAGAAAACTTTAAAGAAAAAGTAAGCAAAAACTAA
- the tilS gene encoding tRNA lysidine(34) synthetase TilS, which produces MLQKFKEHINKNFPFLKDKKLLIAISGGVDSVVLTHLFNSIKFAEISLAHCNFKLREVESDKDEDFINNLAKETNKPIFTISFETTIYAKENKISTQIAARELRYNWFQELVKKHHFNYVLTAHHSDDNLETFLINLTRGSGLDGFTGIPKKNGNIVRTLLPFSRDEILKYATKNNIVWREDASNASTKYVRNKIRHQVVPFLKEINPSLLETFAKSLDNLEESQQIIKDRIQDVSSTIIKKDSSSTLETTKFTISEINKLSNPKAYLYQLLKDYNFTEWNDIYNLLSAQSGKQVFSKTHRLLKDREFLILSGRDFSTALEKTFEIHRNQSAITNPIPLVLEDIVEKSEENKETIYIDKDLLKYPLLVRKWKNGDYLYPTGMQGKKKLSKYFKDEKFSLLEKENTWLLCTVDNEIIWVINHRQDRRFSPTKTTKNHLKITSI; this is translated from the coding sequence ATGCTTCAGAAATTCAAAGAACATATCAATAAAAATTTTCCTTTTTTAAAGGATAAAAAATTGCTCATTGCCATTTCTGGAGGTGTAGATTCTGTAGTTTTAACACATTTATTTAATTCTATAAAATTTGCAGAAATTTCTTTAGCTCACTGTAATTTTAAGTTACGTGAAGTTGAAAGTGATAAAGATGAAGATTTTATAAATAACTTAGCCAAAGAAACAAACAAACCAATCTTTACAATAAGTTTTGAAACTACTATTTATGCTAAAGAAAATAAGATTTCTACTCAAATTGCAGCAAGAGAATTACGTTACAATTGGTTTCAAGAATTGGTAAAAAAACATCATTTCAATTATGTTTTAACAGCACATCATTCAGATGATAATTTAGAAACTTTTCTAATTAACCTAACAAGAGGTTCTGGTTTAGATGGTTTTACAGGCATCCCAAAAAAGAATGGAAATATTGTTCGCACGCTTTTACCTTTTTCTAGGGATGAAATTCTGAAGTATGCCACAAAAAACAATATTGTTTGGAGAGAAGATGCAAGTAATGCATCAACCAAATATGTGCGTAATAAAATTAGGCATCAAGTTGTGCCTTTTTTAAAGGAAATCAATCCGAGTTTGTTAGAAACTTTTGCAAAATCTTTAGATAATTTAGAAGAATCTCAGCAAATAATTAAGGATAGGATTCAAGATGTTTCATCAACAATTATTAAAAAAGATTCATCATCAACTTTAGAAACTACAAAATTTACAATTTCTGAAATTAATAAACTTTCTAATCCAAAAGCCTATTTATATCAGCTTTTAAAGGATTATAATTTTACAGAATGGAATGATATTTACAACTTATTATCAGCACAATCTGGTAAACAAGTTTTTTCTAAAACACACAGATTATTAAAAGATAGAGAATTTTTAATTTTATCTGGAAGAGATTTCTCGACTGCGCTCGAAAAGACATTTGAAATACATAGAAATCAATCAGCAATAACAAATCCAATTCCTTTAGTTTTAGAAGATATTGTTGAAAAATCAGAAGAAAATAAAGAGACCATTTACATTGATAAAGATTTGTTAAAATACCCTTTACTTGTTAGAAAATGGAAAAATGGAGACTATCTTTATCCAACAGGAATGCAAGGAAAAAAGAAACTGAGTAAATATTTTAAAGACGAAAAATTTTCGCTCTTAGAAAAAGAAAACACTTGGTTGCTTTGTACGGTTGATAACGAAATTATTTGGGTGATAAACCACAGACAAGATCGACGTTTTTCACCAACAAAAACAACTAAAAATCATTTAAAAATTACCAGCATATAA
- a CDS encoding alpha/beta hydrolase: protein MTQKEFNFNIYNTEFYGRYWQGAATKAVIVLAHGMGEHSNRYIHVAQKLTENDFSVVAFDHFGHGKTKGKRGHNPSFEAVLESISKTIDKAKELYPNQPVFLYGHSMGGNAVINYTLRKKQQLKGVIATSPFLKLAFQPPKIKLAAGKILQKIAPSITLGNELNVNHISRDQTEVDKYINDPLVHDKISPNFSLTFIETGKWAIENANKLQTPMYLLHGTDDKIIDYKGTQEFANNTEFATLKLYNGGYHELHNDLCKEEMLQDVVNWLNSKI from the coding sequence ATGACTCAAAAAGAATTCAATTTTAATATCTACAACACTGAATTTTACGGTCGATATTGGCAAGGAGCAGCAACCAAAGCTGTTATAGTTTTAGCACATGGAATGGGCGAACATTCTAATCGTTATATACATGTAGCACAAAAATTAACCGAAAATGATTTTTCTGTGGTTGCTTTTGATCATTTTGGCCATGGAAAAACAAAAGGAAAAAGAGGTCACAATCCGAGTTTTGAAGCTGTCTTAGAAAGCATATCTAAAACCATTGATAAAGCAAAAGAATTATACCCAAACCAACCTGTTTTTTTATACGGACATTCTATGGGTGGTAATGCTGTAATCAATTATACTTTAAGAAAAAAGCAGCAATTAAAAGGAGTTATTGCAACTAGTCCGTTTTTAAAATTAGCTTTTCAGCCACCAAAAATAAAATTAGCAGCTGGTAAAATTTTACAAAAAATAGCGCCATCAATTACCTTGGGTAATGAATTAAATGTAAATCATATTTCTAGAGATCAAACTGAAGTTGACAAATACATCAATGATCCTTTAGTACACGATAAAATTAGTCCGAATTTTTCGCTAACGTTTATAGAAACTGGAAAGTGGGCAATTGAAAATGCAAACAAATTGCAAACACCAATGTATCTTTTACATGGAACAGATGACAAAATTATCGACTATAAAGGCACCCAAGAATTTGCAAATAATACAGAATTTGCCACTTTAAAATTATATAATGGTGGTTACCATGAATTGCATAATGATCTTTGTAAAGAAGAAATGCTACAAGATGTTGTAAACTGGTTGAATTCTAAAATTTAA
- a CDS encoding type II secretion system protein GspG, with protein sequence MADLISGILELYLEIQYWIKHKKRRKFEKENNLPKSIVWHPMTKPLLIAFPIFIITFALISYFSLKNKPLENTNAKIAKIQTLLSSEKKQFGFYPKELKDIIRNNPLHKNITKDYWGNDFIYKISKDSLNYQLISIGKDQKPNTSDDIKTTN encoded by the coding sequence AGAATTGTATTTAGAAATACAATATTGGATTAAACACAAGAAAAGAAGAAAGTTTGAAAAAGAAAATAATCTTCCTAAAAGTATTGTTTGGCATCCAATGACCAAGCCACTTTTAATTGCTTTTCCAATATTTATAATAACTTTTGCATTAATTTCCTATTTCAGTCTTAAAAACAAACCTTTAGAAAATACAAATGCTAAAATTGCTAAAATTCAAACTTTACTTTCTTCTGAAAAAAAGCAATTCGGATTTTACCCTAAAGAATTAAAAGATATTATTAGAAATAATCCTTTGCATAAAAATATCACCAAAGATTATTGGGGAAATGATTTTATTTATAAAATATCAAAAGATTCCTTAAATTACCAACTCATTTCTATTGGTAAAGACCAGAAACCAAATACTTCTGACGACATTAAAACAACAAATTAA